From a region of the Podospora pseudopauciseta strain CBS 411.78 chromosome 7 map unlocalized CBS411.78m_7, whole genome shotgun sequence genome:
- the PBN1 gene encoding protease B nonderepressible form (EggNog:ENOG503NU5X; COG:S), producing MRERITFVQKEGDSIEPTALKVDGNGLKGPEVKAVREDRLTFALDELPAELKALLEGVNQLHVRWVSPVAYEAVSPLLARLPPGFHLFYTPGSDASINPCPLLTKAFGLDSCSSPSDSFTTLPTDRFTHSTTHQFYQPLPSLKAFAHFARSLLCPPGSPSSCSSRLGSLTAASQLDLSYDTISHTLRLTSLWPYSPQSLSASLLSPTIRTEIGILSQTSPKTLEPHEIGISGLLTVLGQSTTPSPTLFSFPSRHRDSSSSFQAHFLPPTGLHPTLQLSISSPSPPAKSPTEETCRLHGYFTLPKTLFPDRHQLNDPLFLSSKNLTAVRYITPGIDLEAPEYVTSTWGSALLLELAPPHSSSGKEWTAEIPLHLRYLPPSLTGYQKAEVPYPALFWACTAEEGTKFPGNPFEKDRVGYDGLFGERTVFWHLNPSPADGKLVNTVKVPVLNLEKADWVGTVTGAVVVAGFAWVVIKLLGVVVMGGKKVGEDKKKKQ from the exons ATGAGGGAAAGAATTACGTTTGTGCAAAAGGAGGGTGACTCGATAGAGCCCACAGCCTTGAAAGTCGACGGCAACGGACTGAAGGGCCCAGAAGTGAAGGCCGTCCGCGAAGACAGGCTGACATTTGCCCTGGATGAGTTGCCTGCCGAACTCAAAGCCTTGTTAGAGGGTGTCAACCAACTACACGTCCGATGGGTCAGTCCCGTCGCATATGAGGCTGTTAGTCCATTACTAGCACGTCTTCCTCCTGGCTTCCACCTGTTCTACACTCCTGGCAGTGATGCATC AATCAACCCctgccccctcctcaccaaagcATTCGGCCTCgactcctgctcctccccctcggactccttcaccaccctcccaaccgACCGCTTCACCCACTCCACAACCCACCAATTctaccaacccctcccctccctcaaagcCTTCGCCCACTTCGCCAGAtccctcctctgcccccCAGGCTCCCCTtcatcctgctcctcccgCCTCGGTTCCCTCACCGCAGCCAGCCAACTCGACCTCTCCTACGATACAATCTCTCACACCCTCCGCCTAACCTCCCTCTGGCCTTACTCCCCCCAATCCCTATCAgcatccctcctctcccccaccatccgcACCGAAATCGGCATCCtttcccaaacctcccccaaaaccctcGAACCCCACGAAATCGGCATCTCAGGCCTCTTGACCGTCCTAGGGcaatcaaccaccccctccccaacattattctccttcccctcccggCACAgggactcctcctcctccttccaagCCCACTTCCTCCCCCCGACAGGCCTCCACCCAACCCTCCAGCTatcaatctcctccccttcacccccggCAAAATCCCCTACTGAAGAAACCTGCCGTTTACACGGGTACTTCACCCTTCCCAAAACCCTCTTCCCTGATCGTCACCAGCTCAACGATCCCCTTTTTCTGTCGTCTAAAAACCTGACTGCGGTTCGGTATATCACCCCTGGAATCGACCTCGAAGCACCAGAGTATGTAACCTCCACATGGGGCTCtgccctccttctcgagCTTGCTCCCCcccattcttcttctggaaAAGAATGGACAGCCGAAATCCCGCTTCATCTACGGTATTTGCCTCCCAGTTTAACCGGGTATCAAAAGGCGGAGGTGCCCTACCCGGCATTGTTCTGGGCTTGCAcagcggaggaggggacgaAATTCCCGGGCAACCCCTTTGAGAAGGACAGGGTGGGCTAtgatgggttgtttggggagaGGACGGTGTTTTGGCATTTGAATCCCTCGCCCGCGGACGGGAAACTGGTAAACACTGTCAAGGTCCCGGTGCTGAACCTGGAGAAGGCAGACTGGGTCGGGACTGTGACCggggccgtggtggtggctgggttTGCGTGGGTGGTGATCAAGTTGCTTGGGGTCgtggtgatgggtgggaagaaggttggtgaggacaagaagaaaaagcagTGA
- the SNF5 gene encoding SWI/SNF chromatin-remodeling complex subunit (EggNog:ENOG503NVVX; COG:B; COG:K; BUSCO:EOG0926115P) — protein sequence MAALQGSAPPALGTSSTSTTAADLPPDTDVQVDGPSSSHQPSASTPADGPTKSSATSPEPEDGDAALPIRDKDSFTRVMVDRFQTRDWVHSSLLGEDQIRLEKTTKDVLARTSDFKTYKEFYHQYPARLYGEGYRGYGNGYTENGGTTKLIYPSQRRRPGRRATPPVKFTKSQIKKQAEQPEELVPVRIDVDYDKIKLRDTFTFNLYERLVSVEHFAAELVEDMGLEPPLAKPVYDQVVAQMTEQLQDFFPFVHSEEEALDPELPYSAYKNDEMRILIKLNITIGAHTLVDQFEWELNNPLNSPEEFAACMARDLSLSGEFTTAIAHCIREQVQLFTRSLYSVGHPFDGRPIEDPDLLAAFLPTPLPSVFRPQQQAKDYAPYLYENTEAELERTENMFSREQRRQKRSTNRRGGPQLPDLKERQRTIRTSIVSSVLPGAALNIEESRLFKRAIGAGAGRGGKRTLRDGVDLSDSEDSDESDPDSPAVSQLQGTARTRGMRGAATAAAQRMANIGRSETPEAVIHHHETRTSRRYGREATREQTEDVPQQYMITLRVNPARLRKFMREYKPRPLAVLGSATPTPVHLRAPGVAGSMGPPSTPSAAGGAVAPNVQNQQDGIPAPPPNPDGTQPKIAAPPPPAWLTACLDELRRDYPNDIFDSTMRYFAINSETGNSMPLPLTPEQMALPTTKYVFLPRIKCADCPGKSYTVGPEHTVKGFEVHLRKNNTHQERVRARLAGGGGLLVVGDGRSPSVGAGSGAPAGGTGIVIPALNPNHTRTS from the exons ATGGCTGCTCTCCAAGggtcagcaccaccagcactgGGCACGTCGTCCACGTCGACCACTGCCGCCGACCTCCCCCCTGACACCGACGTCCAGGTCGACGGCCCATCATCTTCCCACCAGCCTTCTGCATCCACACCTGCCGATGGCCCAACTAAATCCTCTGCCACAAGCCCCGAGcccgaggatggggatgcgGCGCTCCCCATACGCGACAAGGACAGCTTCACAAGAGTCATGGTGGACCGCTTCCAGACACGCGACTGGGTtcattcttctcttctcggcGAAGATCAAATACGGCTCGAAAAGACTACCAAGGATGTGCTTGCGCGCACCAGTGACTTCAAGACCTACAAGGAGTTCTATCACCAGTATCCAGCTAGGTTATATGGTGAAGGCTACCGCGGTTATGGCAACGGCTATACAGAGAATGGTGGGACTACCAAGCTCATATATCCCTCCCAGAGGCGTCGCCCCGGTCGCAGGGCCACGCCACCTGTCAAGTTCACAAAGTCCCAGATCAAGAAGCAGGCAGAGCAGCCTGAAGAACTGGTTCCCGTCCGGATAGATGTGGACTACGACAAAATCAAGCTCCGGGATACCTTTACCTTCAACCTCTATGAGCGCCTCGTTTCAGTCGAACACTTTGCCGCTGAACTGGTCGAAGACATGGGCCTCGAACCGCCTCTGGCCAAACCTGTCTATGACCAAGTGGTTGCCCAGATGACGGAACAGCTCCAGGATTTTTTCCCCTTCGTCCACTCGGAAGAGGAAGCCCTCGACCCCGAGCTCCCCTATTCGGCATACAAGAATGACGAGATGCGCATCCTGATCAaactcaacatcaccattgGGGCACACACGCTCGTGGACCAGTTTGAATGGgagctcaacaaccccctgaACTCGCCCGAGGAATTTGCTGCTTGCATGGCCCGGGACCTCTCTCTGTCGGGCGAGTTCACAACCGCCATTGCTCACTGCATCAGGGAACAGGTCCAGCTCTTCACGCGCAGTCTGTACAGTGTGGGCCATCCATTCGACGGCCGGCCAATCGAGGATCCAGACCTCCTTGCTGCCTTCTTGCCTACACCCCTTCCATCTGTGTTCCgacctcaacaacaggccAAGGACTACGCACCGTACTTGTACGAGAATACCGAGGCCGAACTGGAACGAACCGAAAACATGTTCTCGCGTGAGCAGAGGCGACAGAAGCGTTCTACCAACAGACGTGGTGGGCCTCAGTTGCCGGATCTTAAGGAAAGGCAAAGGACCATCCGAACTTCGATCGTATCCTCGGTGCTGCCCGGTGCAGCTCTAAACATTGAGGAAAGCCGGCTGTTCAAGCGCGCCATTGGTGCTGGGGCTGGCAGGGGAGGCAAGAGGACACTCAGAGATGGTGTCGACCTTTCAGACTCGGAAGACAGTGACGAGTCTGATCCTGATTCACCGGCCGTGTCTCAGCTTCAAGGGACCGCCAGAACCAGGGGTATGCGCGGCGCCGCCACGGCAGCTGCCCAGCGCATGGCCAATATTGGCCGATCCGAGACCCCTGAGGctgtcatccaccaccacgagaCCCGAACGTCTCGGCGGTATGGCCGGGAGGCCACCAGGGAGCAGACAGAAGATGTGCCACAGCAATACATGATCACTCTGCGTGTCAACCCGGCTCGACTTAGGAAGTTTATGCGGGAGTACAAGCCGAGGCCGCTGGCAGTGCTAGGCTCAGCTACACCAACGCCTGTTCACCTACGAGCTCCGGGCGTGGCGGGTTCGATGGGCCCACCGTCAACAccatcagcagcaggcgGCGCCGTGGCCCCTAATGTTCAGAACCAGCAAGATGGCATTCCGGCTCCACCACCGAACCCGGATGGCACACAACCCAAGATCGCAGCC ccaccaccaccagcgtgGCTCACAGCCTGTCTTGATGAGCTTCGCCGCGACTACCCCAACGACATCTTTGACTCTACAATGCGGTACTTTGCCATCAACTCCGAAACAGGGAACTCGATGCCTTTGCCTCTCACCCCGGAACAGATGGCCTTGCCCACGACAAAATACGTATTCTTGCCTAGGATCAAGTGTGCAGACTGTCCGGGCAAGAGTTATACCGTTGGTCCGGAGCACACGGTCAAGGGCTTTGAGGTGCATCTGAGGAAGAACAACACGCATCAGGAGAGGGTCAGGGCGAGGCTGgccggaggcggcgggctgCTAGTGGTGGGAGATGGGAGGAGTCCGAGTGTTGGGGCCGGTAGTGGGGCGCCAGCTGGAGGGACGGGGATCGTCATACCCGCCTTGAATCCGAATCATACGCGGACTTCCTAG
- a CDS encoding uncharacterized protein (COG:J; EggNog:ENOG503NXK3; MEROPS:MER0005497): protein MTTEEKPVDYTLNNPDTLTKYKTAAQISEKVLAEVSKLCVAGSKIVDICEKGDKLIEEEVAKVYRGKKITKGFSHPTTVSPAAFVTPYTPLKTDEKEAATEIQAGEPIKIQLGAQIDGFGSIVCDTVVAPEKEGAEPVIEGRTADLLLATYYVNELLLRLMIPPGLLASGTEEEKAKAASVKPPSQSKISSLLEKVAQAYDCNIVESTTSWLFDRNEIEGSKKIVISPGEGTKGEGVPEVGEVWGVEVGVSLGSGKVKQFEQRTTLHRRTTNTYALKRPTSRKILSEVQKKFGTFPFSLRQLEDERDAKSGIIECVRGNVIRQYEASGEKDGEPVARLLTTVAITKNGLSKVGAPPALDLAKVKSDKKIVDEEILKILEQPLSRNTGKKNKNKKKKADGEE from the exons ATGACCACCGAGGAGAAGCCCGTCG ACTACACTTTGAACAACCCCGACACCCTCACCAAGTACAAGACCGCCGCCCAGATCTCGGAGAAGGTCTTGGCCGAGGTATCGAAGCTATGCGTCGCTGGTAGCAAGATCGTCGACATCTGCGAAAAGGGCGACAAGCTCatcgaggaggaagttgcCAAGGTCTACCGCGGCAAGAAGATCACCAAGG GTTTCTCTcatcccaccaccgtctccccGGCTGCCTTTGTCACTCCTTACACCCCCCTGAAGACggacgagaaggaggctgCGACTGAGATCCAGGCCGGCGAGCCCATCAAGATCCAGCTCGGTGCCCAGATCGATGGCTTCGGCTCCATCGTTTGCGACACCGTCGTCGCCcccgagaaggagggagcCGAGCCCGTCATCGAGGGCCGCACTGCCGACCTTCTCCTGGCCACCTACTATGTCAACGAGCTCCTCCTTCGGTTGATGATCCCCCCTGGACTTTTGGCCAGCGGCACcgaagaggagaaggccaaggctgcttCCGTCAAGCCTCCCTCGCAGTCCAAGATCTCCAGCCTTTTGGAGAAGGTCGCCCAGGCCTACGACTGCAACATTGTTGAAAGCACGACCTCGTGGCTCTTTGACCGCAACGAGATCGAGGGCTCCAAGAAGATTGTCATCTCTCCTGGCGAGGGCACCAAGGGCGAGGGCGTCCCCGAGGTCGGTGAGGTCTGGGGTGTCGAGGTTGGCGTCAGCTTGGGCTCTGGCAAGGTCAAGCAGTTTGAGCAAAGAACGACTCTGCACCGccgcaccaccaacacaTACGCCCTCAAGCGTCCCACCTCGCGCAAGATCCTCTCCGAGGTGCAGAAGAAGTTTGGCACCTTCCCCTTCAGCTTGCGccagctcgaggacgagcgTGATGCCAAGTCTGGCATCATCGAGTGTGTCCGTGGCAATGTGATCCGTCAGTACGAGGCCAGTGGCGAGAAGGACGGCGAGCCTGTTGCCAGACTTTTGACCACCGTTG ccatcaccaagaacGGCCTCTCCAAGGTTggtgctcctcctgctttgGACCTCGCCAAGGTGAAGTCGGACAAGAAGAttgtggatgaggagatcCTCAAGATTCTTGAGCAGCCCCTGTCCCGCAACAcgggcaagaagaacaagaacaagaagaagaaggccgacgGCGAGGAGTAA
- a CDS encoding uncharacterized protein (COG:S; BUSCO:EOG09262TEV; EggNog:ENOG503NXE4), which translates to MPVTTISSNTRASRSRFSSPQVTASESTTKESSAAAVFAAEGREPKKSTFLERWLEPPVQSKPSYQEAGLVRQGVFDNMAPLGTMPKLGVFKSSSAATPTPAANPPKTRIVLKSSRPAAPSTPTPAAPPPPPPPAPEEDETEEEDETAEPYTEAPYLERIKSEDRGRAEGINYRETTPAVSAPSRSHGSFSSRDVEVGNWGPGRMSQVSSTDRRSQSRASASSHPSHHHHIQQQPSTSSASREDDLKKITAKVVEAAVEAALQFCRYPTAWALRTLYDENCTSLEFLTMIEKVFMQKADAPTLSKFAKDIQKKKKEGKASNQGFQYFFGHEQTSIPPAKPAPYNHLINFGVSLLHFKESEPAPKTERQSTLDRHTEQPEPEPETRTVPAPACAPPQQQESPVQPEPAQEPVQLPLREATPLPAAVAESPPVVEDSVGPLPSDPEPVGTTAPDTEPEQTPELPQRNEPQAEPERQEDKEPEEPPRKKRKSARHSEATSKKMMEAAAAASATTTTTTQEVDGKLVAETPRRRTRATSHSSTSTLSTARSLSLTPVAARHQAIENEEALVSDAPPSRNSPAPAQPINGKRRRSNAPRKSKGGNVSPSRRSSVASAAPRPAQSASNSRRQTPAVDQSLVDEEPYDPGATVDTFITSLNGKKNKPAIVFTSKVGKLDENDEKTQRRRQAKEVTNGKILEDAITKKDASGQWEYSNARGLVDQPLADESMMMMETPNALATRLRATLPASRSTPAAREGRSTRSARKRSHDEVEDPTSPITPGFPNSAAPSTAANSRAGTPATLRPAKKARTGLRVKNSPMKKKTGPLAGIPRPSGERSSPVGNGPVGNPQDDNDDYCASCSSNGELICCDGCTRSFHFNCVDPPLARDAMPNEWFCNVCRMTRELQPFREHTGSFALLFEKLEAKNSTAFALPPDIRNCFEGVRTGPEGEYEEILPVVKTARKKKSDEEAPDFFRLRDAEGNAAICHSCQKHSTSDRAIIPCSACGIFWHLDCLDPPLANPPVLRTWKCPLHIDELLAEMPEVLAPAHRVRKPKTAGVIRPAFSRGFINDGYIDVALEEDTPASSWRNSEAYGRTVRLPERGIRADFLSRARFNRKGKPIPPLNAATTPAVPLTQRTLEEQQAVRNLAQLSGQGTAPLTTLIDTLIAQADPCVVNLMSRGSADHFQSAKQLTRMDQQSLRAMLAQAEVMSQQIRQLLSSGANGTAPAVPSLTTSMSIDGDSEADKVAPSPAATDDVPAMTQGEKTPALGDQSPEAPLEENPGKDANLPTTPTKATSVGTEPAIVESNSDDKNSVNGDVMDLE; encoded by the exons ATGCCAGTAACCACAATATCTTCCAACACGCGGGCCTCTCGGTCGCGTTTTTCGAGTCCGCAAGTCACGGCGTCCGAGTCCACCACAAAGGAGTCTtcagccgccgccgtcttTGCTGCCGAGGGTAGAGAGCCAAAGAAGAGCACTTTCTTGGAGCGCTGGTTGGAGCCGCCAGTGCAGAGCAAGCCCAGTTATCAGGAAGCAGGCCTTGTGCGGCAGGGCGTCTTTGACAATATGGCACCTCTGGGCACCATGCCGAAGCTCGGCGTCTTCAAGTCTTCGAGCGCCgcgacaccaacaccagccgccaacccccccaagaCCAGAATTGTTCTCAAGTCGAGCAGACCTGCGGCGCCATCTACGCCCACCCCTGcggcgccgccaccacctcctccgccggcgcctgaggaggacgagacggaggaggaggacgagacGGCCGAGCCATACACGGAAGCCCCCTACCTGGAGCGGATCAAGAGCGAGGACAGAGGTCGTGCCGAGGGCATCAATTACAGGGAGACGACTCCTGCAGTGAGTGCACCCTCGCGCTCACATGGCTCTTTTTCTTCGCGTGACGTGGAGGTGGGCAACTGGGGTCCGGGCAGGATGTCGCAGGTGTCGTCGACCGACCGCAGAAGTCAGTCCCGGGCAAGCGCCTCATCGCatccttctcatcatcatcatattCAGCAGCAACCGTCCACAAGCAGTGCGTCTCGTGAGGATGATTTGAAAAAGATCACggccaaggtggtggaggctgcGGTTGAGGCAGCGCTGCAGTTTTGTCGCTACCCCACTGCCTGGGCCCTGCGCACCCTCTACGATGAAAATTGCACTAGCCTGGAATTTCTCACCATGATCGAGAAGGTGTTCATGCAGAAGGCGGACGCACCCACGCTCAGCAAGTTTGCTAAGGATAtccagaagaaaaagaaggagggcaaggccTCCAACCAGGGATTCCAATACTTTTTTGGCCACGAACAAACTTCGATCCCGCCGGCGAAGCCTGCGCCCTACAACCATCTCATCAACTTTGGCGTGTCGCTTCTTCACTTTAAGGAATCAGAACCAGCCCCCAAGACCGAGAGGCAATCGACGCTCGATCGTCATACTGAACAGCCCGAGCCTGAGCCAGAAACTCGAACAGTCCCAGCCCCAGCCTgtgcaccaccacaacagcaagAGTCGCCAGTGCAGCCAGAGCCGGCGCAGGAACCGGTGCAGCTGCCATTGCGGGAAGCGACACCACTTCCCGCCGCTGTCGCCGAGAGCCCCCCGGTTGTTGAAGACTCTGTCGGGCCTCTCCCGTCAGACCCAGAGCCTGTTGGCACCACAGCGCCCGATACCGAGCCAGAGCAGACGCCTGAGCTCCCACAGCGCAACGAGCCTCAGGCTGAGCCGGAGCGTCAAGAGGACAAAGAGCCAGAGGAGCCCCCTCGCAAGAAACGAAAATCAGCTCGACATTCAGAGGCGACATccaagaagatgatggaagcagccgccgccgccagcgcgacgacgacgacgacgacccaAGAGGTCGACGGCAAGCTGGTCGCAGAGACACCGCGCCGCCGCACCAGAGCGACGTCTCATTCCAGCACATCAACGCTATCCACGGCACGCTCACTGTCACTGACACCGGTAGCAGCCCGGCATCAGGCGATTGAAAATGAAGAGGCCCTGGTCTCCGATGCGCCTCCTTCCCGCAACAGCCCTGCCCCGGCCCAGCCAATCAACGGCAAGCGGCGTCGGTCCAATGCACCACGCAAGAGCAAGGGCGGGAACGTGTCACCCTCCCGGCGCTCGTCTGTTGCTTCGGCTGCGCCGCGTCCTGCTCAGTCGGCCAGCAACTCCCGTCGCCAGACGCCAGCCGTTGACCAGTCGCTTGTCGATGAGGAGCCCTACGACCCTGGCGCCACCGTCGACACATTCATCACCAGCCTGAAcggcaagaagaacaagcccGCCATCGTGTTCACCAGCAAGGTCGGCAAGCTTGACGAGAACGACGAAAAGACTCAGCGTCGTCGCCAGGCCAAAGAAGTCACCAACGGCAAGATTCTTGAGGATGCCATTACGAAGAAGGATGCCAGCGGTCAGTGGGAGTACAGCAACGCTCGAGGGCTCGTCGACCAGCCTTTAGCCGATGAatccatgatgatgatggagacACCCAACGCGTTGGCCACACGGCTGCGGGCCACTCTACCCGCCTCCCGCTCTACCCCGGCTGCTCGGGAAGGCAGAAGCACCCGGTCTGCCCGGAAGCGATCTCatgatgaggttgaagaTCCAACGTCGCCCATCACGCCAGGCTTTCCCAACTCTGCCGCGCCTTCTACTGCCGCCAACTCACGTGCTGGCACACCTGCCACTCTGCGCCCTGCCAAGAAGGCCCGCACCGGGCTCAGAGTTAAGAATTC GCCcatgaagaaaaagacgggTCCCTTGGCAGGTATTCCCCGTCCCAGCGGCGAGCGGAGCAGCCCCGTCGGCAACGGTCCCGTCGGCAATCCTCAG GATGACAACGACGACTATTGCGCCTCTTGCAGCAGCAACGGCGAGCTCATCTGCTGCGATGGCTGCACCCGGTCGTTTCACTTCAATTGTGTCGATCCCCCGTTGGCACGAGATGCAATGCCTAACGAGTGGTTTTGCAACGTGTGCCGCATGACGCGCGAACTGCAACCTTTCCGCGAGCATACGGGATCCTTTGCCCTGCTTTTTGAGAAGCTCGAGGCCAAGAACTCGACCGCTTTTGCCTTGCCGCCCGACATCCGCAACTGCTTCGAGGGAGTCCGCACAGGACCCGAGGGCGAGTATGAGGAGATTCTGCCAGTCGTCAAGACTGCtcgcaagaagaagagcgatGAAGAGGCGCCTGATTTCTTCAGGCTCCGCGATGCCGAGGGCAATGCTGCCATCTGCCACAGCTGCCAGAAACACAGCACTTCGGACCGCGCCATTATCCCATGCAGCGCCTGTGGTATATTTTGGCATCTCGACTGCCTAGATCCGCCCTTGGCCAACCCCCCGGTCCTGCGCACGTGGAAGTGCCCTCTCCATATTGACGAGCTCTTGGCTGAGATGCCCGAGGTGCTCGCTCCTGCCCACCGGGTCCGCAAGCCCAAGACGGCCGGTGTGATTCGGCCTGCTTTCAGCCGCGGCTTCATCAACGACGGCTACATCGACGTCGCTCTCGAGGAAGACACGCCCGCCAGCAGCTGGCGGAACAGCGAGGCGTACGGCCGCACTGTGCGTCTTCCGGAGAGGGGTATCAGGGCCGACTTTCTGTCTCG CGCTCGCTTCAACCGCAAGGGGAAGCCTATCCCGCCATTGAATGCGGCAACGACCCCAGCCGTTCCGCTTACGCAGCGGACTCTTGAGGAGCAGCAAGCCGTTCGCAACTTGGCCCAGCTCAGCGGCCAGGGGACTgcccccctcaccaccttgatCGATACACTGATCGCCCAGGCCGACCCATGCGTCGTCAATCTCATGTCTCGTGGGAGCGCCGATCACTTCCAGTCCGCCAAGCAGCTCACTCGGATGGACCAGCAGAGCTTGCGCGCCATGCTGGCCCAGGCCGAGGTCATGTCGCAGCAAATCCGGCAGCTCCTCAGCTCTGGCGCCAACGGGACTGCACCTGCGGTTCCTAGCCTGACGACCTCGATGTCCATTGATGGCGACTCCGAGGCCGACAAAGTGGCTCCGTCCCCGGCTGCCACCGATGATGTCCCCGCCATGACCCAAGGCGAAAAGACGCCTGCCCTGGGCGACCAATCTCCCGAGGCTCCCCTGGAGGAGAACCCGGGCAAGGATGCCAACTTGCCGACCACGCCGACCAAGGCCACCTCGGTCGGAACCGAGCCCGCCATCGTTGAATCCAACAGCGATGACAAGAACTCGGTCAACGGGGACGTCATGGACCTCGAGTAG